One Siniperca chuatsi isolate FFG_IHB_CAS linkage group LG8, ASM2008510v1, whole genome shotgun sequence DNA segment encodes these proteins:
- the LOC122880565 gene encoding T-cell leukemia homeobox protein 3-like, with product MEQAPSAPSPPPKPAHHEPISFGIDQILGAGTEPENGRTAGRQIGSDLSNGDGYYSLGSPTGASAPSYTALSISLSGIMPPVEASGSYGESRSLGSRVIRVPAHRPMTAPGPPAPVQGAVPGFGGLCFPWIGNRFAKDRISAALVPFAVTRRIGHPYQNRTPPKRKKPRTSFSRVQICELEKRFHRQKYLASAERAALAKSLKMTDAQVKTWFQNRRTKWRRQTAEEREAERQQANRLILQLQQSALQKSLSESAVSDPLCAHNSSLYALQNLQPWAEERE from the exons ATGGAGCAAGCACCCAGCGCGCCGAGCCCTCCTCCCAAACCGGCCCATCACGAGCCCATCAGCTTCGGCATCGACCAGATTCTGGGAGCCGGTACAGAGCCGGAAAACGGGCGCACGGCTGGAAGACAAATTGGATCAGATTTAAGCAACGGGGACGGTTATTACAGTTTAGGAAGCCCGACCGGGGCCAGCGCGCCCTCATACACCGCGCTGTCTATCTCCCTCTCCGGTATAATGCCTCCGGTGGAGGCTTCAGGTTCATACGGAGAGAGTAGGAGTCTGGGTAGCCGAGTGATTCGAGTCCCGGCCCACAGACCCATGACAGCCCCTGGACCCCCGGCCCCGGTCCAGGGCGCTGTTCCTGGGTTTGGAGGGCTGTGCTTCCCCTGGATAGGGAACAGGTTCGCCAAGGACAGAATATCAG CGGCTCTCGTGCCGTTCGCCGTTACGCGGCGGATAGGACACCCGTACCAGAACCGGACACCTCCCAAACGGAAAAAGCCCCGCACGTCCTTCTCCAGAGTTCAGATCTGCGAGTTGGAGAAGCGCTTCCACCGGCAGAAGTATCTGGCCAGCGCCGAGCGGGCAGCCCTGGCCAAGAGTCTGAAGATGACGGACGCGCAGGTCAAAACCTGGTTCCAGAACCGCCGGACCAAGTGGAG GAGACAGACAGCCGAGGAGAGGGAGGCGGAGCGTCAGCAGGCCAATCGCCTCatactgcagctgcagcagtccgCCCTCCAGAAGTCCCTCAGCGAATCAGCGGTGTCAGATCCACTGTGCGCCCATAACTCCTCCCTGTACGCCCTGCAGAACCTCCAGCCCTGGGCCGAGGAAAGGGAATAG
- the LOC122880566 gene encoding Kv channel-interacting protein 1 isoform X2: MGLVVGTFSMQTKQVNYRRDKADDDLEMTMVCHRPEGLDQLEAQSNFSKRELQVLYRGFKNECPSGIVNEETFKQIYAQFFPHGDASTYAHFLFNAFDSAHTGSIKFEDFVTALSILLRGSVTEKLQWTFNLYDINRDGYINKEEMTDIVRAIYDMMGKYTYPVLKTDAPKQHVEAFFQKMDKNRDGVVTLDEFIFSCQEDENIMRSLQLFENVI; the protein is encoded by the exons acAAAGCTGATGATGACTTGGAGATGACCATGGTGTGCCATCGACCGGAGGGCCTCGACCAGCTAGAAGCTCAATCCAACTTCAGCAAAAGAGAGCTCCAAGTGCTCTACCGGGGCTTCAAGAAT GAGTGTCCAAGTGGCATCGTAAATGAGGAAACTTTCAAGCAAATATACGCCCAGTTCTTCCCTCATGGAG ATGCCAGCACCTACGCACACTTCCTGTTCAACGCATTTGACTCAGCACATACCGGCTCCATAAAGTTTGAG gACTTTGTAACAGCTCTGTCCATCCTGCTGAGGGGGTCCGTCACTGAGAAGCTACAGTGGACCTTCAACCTTTATGATATAAACAGAGATGGATACATCAACAAAGAG GAGATGACAGACATCGTCAGAGCGATATATGACATGATGGGGAAGTACACTTACCCTGTCTTGAAAACTGATGCACCCAAACAGCATGTGGAAGCCTTCTTTCAG aaaatggacaaaaacagAGATGGTGTGGTCACTCTTGATGAATTCATCTTTTCTTGTCAAGAG GATGAAAACATCATGaggtctctgcagctctttgaAAATGTCATCTAG
- the LOC122880566 gene encoding Kv channel-interacting protein 1 isoform X3: MGAVVGTLTMQTKQRRLSRDKADDDLEMTMVCHRPEGLDQLEAQSNFSKRELQVLYRGFKNECPSGIVNEETFKQIYAQFFPHGDASTYAHFLFNAFDSAHTGSIKFEDFVTALSILLRGSVTEKLQWTFNLYDINRDGYINKEEMTDIVRAIYDMMGKYTYPVLKTDAPKQHVEAFFQKMDKNRDGVVTLDEFIFSCQEDENIMRSLQLFENVI; encoded by the exons ATGGGGGCTGTGGTGGGTACGCTGACCATGCAGACCAAGCAGAGGAGGCTGTCCAGGG acAAAGCTGATGATGACTTGGAGATGACCATGGTGTGCCATCGACCGGAGGGCCTCGACCAGCTAGAAGCTCAATCCAACTTCAGCAAAAGAGAGCTCCAAGTGCTCTACCGGGGCTTCAAGAAT GAGTGTCCAAGTGGCATCGTAAATGAGGAAACTTTCAAGCAAATATACGCCCAGTTCTTCCCTCATGGAG ATGCCAGCACCTACGCACACTTCCTGTTCAACGCATTTGACTCAGCACATACCGGCTCCATAAAGTTTGAG gACTTTGTAACAGCTCTGTCCATCCTGCTGAGGGGGTCCGTCACTGAGAAGCTACAGTGGACCTTCAACCTTTATGATATAAACAGAGATGGATACATCAACAAAGAG GAGATGACAGACATCGTCAGAGCGATATATGACATGATGGGGAAGTACACTTACCCTGTCTTGAAAACTGATGCACCCAAACAGCATGTGGAAGCCTTCTTTCAG aaaatggacaaaaacagAGATGGTGTGGTCACTCTTGATGAATTCATCTTTTCTTGTCAAGAG GATGAAAACATCATGaggtctctgcagctctttgaAAATGTCATCTAG
- the LOC122880566 gene encoding Kv channel-interacting protein 1 isoform X4 has translation MTMVCHRPEGLDQLEAQSNFSKRELQVLYRGFKNECPSGIVNEETFKQIYAQFFPHGDASTYAHFLFNAFDSAHTGSIKFEDFVTALSILLRGSVTEKLQWTFNLYDINRDGYINKEEMTDIVRAIYDMMGKYTYPVLKTDAPKQHVEAFFQKMDKNRDGVVTLDEFIFSCQEDENIMRSLQLFENVI, from the exons ATGACCATGGTGTGCCATCGACCGGAGGGCCTCGACCAGCTAGAAGCTCAATCCAACTTCAGCAAAAGAGAGCTCCAAGTGCTCTACCGGGGCTTCAAGAAT GAGTGTCCAAGTGGCATCGTAAATGAGGAAACTTTCAAGCAAATATACGCCCAGTTCTTCCCTCATGGAG ATGCCAGCACCTACGCACACTTCCTGTTCAACGCATTTGACTCAGCACATACCGGCTCCATAAAGTTTGAG gACTTTGTAACAGCTCTGTCCATCCTGCTGAGGGGGTCCGTCACTGAGAAGCTACAGTGGACCTTCAACCTTTATGATATAAACAGAGATGGATACATCAACAAAGAG GAGATGACAGACATCGTCAGAGCGATATATGACATGATGGGGAAGTACACTTACCCTGTCTTGAAAACTGATGCACCCAAACAGCATGTGGAAGCCTTCTTTCAG aaaatggacaaaaacagAGATGGTGTGGTCACTCTTGATGAATTCATCTTTTCTTGTCAAGAG GATGAAAACATCATGaggtctctgcagctctttgaAAATGTCATCTAG